The Acipenser ruthenus chromosome 25, fAciRut3.2 maternal haplotype, whole genome shotgun sequence genome has a window encoding:
- the LOC117413311 gene encoding CYFIP-related Rac1 interactor A-like isoform X1: MGNLLKVLACAELEHGQIFFLDFENAQPTEAETAVWNQVNAVLEVAHGILAELQSYNGAGQEIREAIQNPCDLQLQEQAWNAVCPLVAKLKRFYEFSLRLENALRSLLEALTSPPYAPMQHLEREQALAKQFAEILHFTLSFDELKMTNPAIQNDFSYYRRTLSRNRLNNLQHDAENEVNNEMANRMSLFYAEATPMLKTLSNATTKFVSENKTLPIEDTTDCLSTMACVCRVMLETPEYRCRFTNTDTMLFCMRVMVGVIILYDHVHPVGAFAKTSKIDMKGCIKVLKEQPSNSVEGLLNALRYTTRHLNDDSTSKQIRAMLQ, translated from the exons ATGGGAAATCTCCTAAAGGTGCTGGCTTGCGCCGAACTTGAGCATGGCCAAATATTTTTCCTTGACTTTGAAA ATGCCCAGCCGACTGAGGCAGAGACTGCAGTGTGGAACCAGGTGAACGCCGTGCTGGAGGTGGCTCATGGGATACTGGCGGAGCTGCAGTCCTATAATGGGGCAGGGCAGGAGATACGAGAG GCCATTCAGAACCCCTGTGACCTTCAGCTGCAAGAACAGGCCTGGAATGCAGTCTGTCCCCTAGTGGCCAAACTGAAGCGCTTCTACGAGTTCTCTCTGAGACTGG AGAACGCCTTGCGCAGCCTGCTGGAGGCGCTCACGAGCCCCCCCTATGCCCCGATGCAGCACCTGGAGAGAGAGCAGGCCCTGGCCAAGCAGTTCGCTGAGATCCTGCACTTCACACTCAGCTTTGACGAGCTCAAG ATGACAAACCCGGCCATTCAGAATGATTTCAGCTACTATAGAAGAACCCTGAGCAGGAATCGGCTAAACAACCTACAG CATGACGCTGAGAACGAGGTCAACAACGAGATGGCCAATCGGATGTCTCTGTTCTACGCGGAGGCCACGCCCATGCTGAAAACCTTGAGCAACGCCACCACCAAATTTGTGTCCGAG AACAAGACTCTGCCCATTGAAGACACAACAGACTGCCTGAGCACCATGGCCTGTGTGTGCCGGGTCATGCTGGAAACACC AGAGTACCGGTGTCGGttcactaacacagacaccatgcTGTTCTGCATGCGGGTGATGGTGGGAGTCATCATCCTGTACGACCATGTGCACCCTGTCGGGGCCTTCGCTAAGACCTCCAAGATCGAC ATGAAAGGCTGCATCAAAGTGTTAAAAGAGCAGCCTTCAAACAGTGTAGAAGGGCTGCTGAATGCTTTGAG GTACACCACGAGGCATCTAAATGATGACAGCACCTCCAAGCAGATCCGAGCCATGCTGCAGTGA
- the LOC117413311 gene encoding CYFIP-related Rac1 interactor A-like isoform X2 — protein sequence MGNLIKVLGKDLENCPHFFLDFENAQPTEAETAVWNQVNAVLEVAHGILAELQSYNGAGQEIREAIQNPCDLQLQEQAWNAVCPLVAKLKRFYEFSLRLENALRSLLEALTSPPYAPMQHLEREQALAKQFAEILHFTLSFDELKMTNPAIQNDFSYYRRTLSRNRLNNLQHDAENEVNNEMANRMSLFYAEATPMLKTLSNATTKFVSENKTLPIEDTTDCLSTMACVCRVMLETPEYRCRFTNTDTMLFCMRVMVGVIILYDHVHPVGAFAKTSKIDMKGCIKVLKEQPSNSVEGLLNALRYTTRHLNDDSTSKQIRAMLQ from the exons ATGGGGAACCTCATTAAGGTCCTTGGCAAGGATTTAGAAAACTGTCCTCATTTTTTCCTGGACTTCGAAA ATGCCCAGCCGACTGAGGCAGAGACTGCAGTGTGGAACCAGGTGAACGCCGTGCTGGAGGTGGCTCATGGGATACTGGCGGAGCTGCAGTCCTATAATGGGGCAGGGCAGGAGATACGAGAG GCCATTCAGAACCCCTGTGACCTTCAGCTGCAAGAACAGGCCTGGAATGCAGTCTGTCCCCTAGTGGCCAAACTGAAGCGCTTCTACGAGTTCTCTCTGAGACTGG AGAACGCCTTGCGCAGCCTGCTGGAGGCGCTCACGAGCCCCCCCTATGCCCCGATGCAGCACCTGGAGAGAGAGCAGGCCCTGGCCAAGCAGTTCGCTGAGATCCTGCACTTCACACTCAGCTTTGACGAGCTCAAG ATGACAAACCCGGCCATTCAGAATGATTTCAGCTACTATAGAAGAACCCTGAGCAGGAATCGGCTAAACAACCTACAG CATGACGCTGAGAACGAGGTCAACAACGAGATGGCCAATCGGATGTCTCTGTTCTACGCGGAGGCCACGCCCATGCTGAAAACCTTGAGCAACGCCACCACCAAATTTGTGTCCGAG AACAAGACTCTGCCCATTGAAGACACAACAGACTGCCTGAGCACCATGGCCTGTGTGTGCCGGGTCATGCTGGAAACACC AGAGTACCGGTGTCGGttcactaacacagacaccatgcTGTTCTGCATGCGGGTGATGGTGGGAGTCATCATCCTGTACGACCATGTGCACCCTGTCGGGGCCTTCGCTAAGACCTCCAAGATCGAC ATGAAAGGCTGCATCAAAGTGTTAAAAGAGCAGCCTTCAAACAGTGTAGAAGGGCTGCTGAATGCTTTGAG GTACACCACGAGGCATCTAAATGATGACAGCACCTCCAAGCAGATCCGAGCCATGCTGCAGTGA